In Longimicrobium sp., the following proteins share a genomic window:
- a CDS encoding SPL family radical SAM protein, producing the protein MSASQLDFLAEPLPVIPQSIGGATVTAFDTRQLLTRATGFMSAFDYTLNPYVGCSFGCSYCYAAFFAGTTERRENWGAWVEVKQNAVDQLRRTRSLQGKRIYMSSVTDPYQPVERELELTRGLLEVMVETGRQPRLVVQTRSPLVARDADLLSKLAHVRVNMTITTDDEAIRKRFEPRCPGNDRRIEALMEVKRAGVRVGVCLTPMLPLRNPAHFAEQLAALEADVYVAQPFKPSRGPFAASTRQMANDILTEFGWDQRSYRRAFNELRRRIPGLYEGQAGFMPE; encoded by the coding sequence ATGAGTGCTTCCCAGCTGGATTTCCTAGCGGAGCCGCTTCCCGTCATCCCGCAGTCGATCGGCGGTGCGACGGTCACCGCTTTCGATACCCGCCAGCTTCTAACCCGGGCAACCGGCTTCATGTCGGCGTTCGACTACACGCTCAACCCGTACGTAGGCTGCTCGTTCGGCTGCTCCTATTGCTACGCAGCTTTCTTTGCTGGCACTACGGAGCGTCGTGAGAACTGGGGCGCCTGGGTAGAGGTCAAGCAGAACGCCGTCGACCAACTGCGCCGTACGCGATCCCTGCAGGGGAAGCGAATCTATATGAGTTCAGTCACCGATCCCTACCAGCCCGTGGAGCGGGAACTGGAACTCACGCGGGGGTTGCTGGAGGTGATGGTGGAAACCGGCCGGCAACCACGCCTGGTGGTGCAGACGCGGAGTCCGCTGGTGGCCCGGGACGCCGATCTGCTTTCGAAATTGGCCCACGTCCGTGTCAACATGACCATCACCACGGACGACGAAGCAATCCGCAAGCGGTTTGAGCCTCGCTGCCCCGGCAACGACCGCCGGATCGAGGCGCTGATGGAGGTCAAGCGCGCCGGCGTGCGGGTTGGAGTGTGCCTCACGCCGATGCTTCCGCTGCGGAATCCGGCCCATTTCGCGGAGCAGCTGGCGGCGCTGGAAGCGGACGTGTATGTCGCGCAACCGTTCAAGCCGTCACGCGGTCCATTCGCGGCCAGTACCCGCCAGATGGCCAACGACATTCTCACTGAATTCGGCTGGGACCAGCGGTCCTATCGCCGGGCGTTCAACGAGCTAAGGCGGCGGATTCCGGGCTTGTACGAAGGACAGGCCGGGTTCATGCCCGAGTGA
- the thiC gene encoding phosphomethylpyrimidine synthase ThiC, whose translation MIDRARPQTATAGDYGDAFPNSRKVYVEGRHGVRVPMREISLSGGEPPLRVYDTSGPLGADVRLGLPSVRGEWIRARGDVQNAARTYRPVDGKPSIEMPESLARPTLRGTGCVTQMHYARRGEITPEMEYAALREGMDPEFVRSEVARGRAIIPANINHPELEPMIIGRGFKVKVNANIGNSAVSSSIDEEVEKLRWATLWGADTVMDLSTGRNIHETREWIIRNSAVPIGTVPIYQALEKVGGVPEELTWELYRDTLIEQAEQGVDYFTVHAGVLLRYVPMTANRLTGIVSRGGSIIAKWCLAHHRESFLYTHFREICEIMRAYDVSFSLGDGLRPGSIYDANDEAQFAELRTQGELNRIAWEFDVQTMNEGPGHVPMHLIKENMEKQLEWCQEAPFYTLGPLTTDIAPGYDHITSAIGAAQIGWYGTAMLCYVTPKEHLGLPNRDDVKAGVITYKIAAHAADLAKGHPRAQEWDNALSKARFEFRWRDQFNLALDPVTALSYHDETLPAEGAKIAHFCSMCGPKFCSMKITQDVRDYAAKQKEIEAGMAHKSAEFRERGAEVYLRTDAGAAEVDVDAEETVAAD comes from the coding sequence ATGATCGACCGAGCCCGCCCCCAGACCGCCACCGCCGGCGACTACGGCGACGCGTTCCCCAACAGCCGCAAGGTGTACGTCGAGGGGCGCCACGGCGTGCGCGTGCCCATGCGCGAGATCTCGCTGTCCGGCGGCGAGCCGCCCCTGCGCGTCTACGACACCAGCGGCCCCCTGGGCGCCGACGTGCGGCTGGGGCTGCCCTCCGTTCGCGGGGAGTGGATCCGCGCGCGCGGCGACGTCCAGAACGCGGCGCGCACGTACCGGCCGGTGGATGGAAAGCCGTCCATCGAAATGCCCGAGTCGCTTGCCCGTCCCACCCTGCGCGGCACCGGCTGCGTGACGCAGATGCACTACGCGCGGCGCGGCGAGATCACCCCCGAGATGGAGTACGCGGCGCTGCGCGAAGGGATGGACCCCGAGTTCGTGCGGTCGGAAGTGGCCCGCGGGCGGGCCATCATCCCGGCCAACATCAACCACCCCGAGCTGGAGCCGATGATCATCGGCCGCGGCTTCAAGGTGAAGGTGAACGCCAACATCGGGAACTCGGCCGTCAGCAGCTCCATCGACGAAGAGGTGGAAAAGCTGCGCTGGGCCACGCTGTGGGGCGCCGACACCGTGATGGACCTGTCGACGGGCCGGAACATCCACGAAACGCGCGAGTGGATCATCCGCAACTCCGCCGTTCCCATCGGCACGGTGCCCATCTACCAGGCGCTGGAAAAGGTGGGCGGTGTGCCCGAGGAGCTGACGTGGGAGCTGTACCGCGACACGCTGATCGAGCAGGCCGAGCAGGGTGTGGACTACTTCACCGTGCACGCCGGCGTCCTCCTGCGCTACGTGCCGATGACGGCCAACCGCCTGACCGGCATCGTGAGCCGCGGCGGATCGATCATCGCCAAGTGGTGCCTGGCGCACCACCGCGAAAGCTTTCTGTACACGCACTTCCGCGAAATCTGCGAGATCATGCGGGCGTACGACGTCAGCTTTTCGCTGGGCGACGGGCTGCGTCCGGGGAGCATCTACGACGCCAACGACGAGGCGCAGTTCGCGGAGCTGCGCACGCAGGGCGAGCTGAACCGCATCGCCTGGGAGTTCGACGTGCAGACGATGAACGAGGGGCCGGGGCACGTGCCCATGCACCTGATCAAGGAGAACATGGAGAAGCAGCTCGAGTGGTGCCAGGAGGCGCCCTTCTACACCCTCGGGCCGCTGACGACGGACATCGCGCCGGGCTACGACCACATCACGTCGGCCATCGGCGCGGCGCAGATCGGCTGGTACGGCACGGCGATGCTGTGCTACGTGACGCCCAAGGAGCACCTGGGGCTGCCCAACCGCGACGACGTGAAGGCGGGGGTGATCACGTACAAGATCGCCGCGCACGCGGCGGACCTGGCCAAGGGGCACCCGCGGGCGCAGGAGTGGGACAACGCACTCAGCAAGGCGCGCTTCGAGTTCCGCTGGCGCGACCAGTTCAACCTGGCGCTGGATCCCGTGACGGCGCTCTCGTACCATGACGAGACGCTGCCGGCGGAGGGCGCCAAGATCGCGCACTTCTGCAGCATGTGCGGCCCCAAGTTCTGCAGCATGAAGATCACGCAGGACGTGCGCGACTACGCCGCGAAGCAGAAGGAGATCGAGGCCGGCATGGCCCACAAGTCCGCCGAGTTCCGCGAGCGCGGGGCCGAGGTGTACCTGCGCACCGATGCCGGCGCCGCAGAGGTGGACGTGGATGCGGAGGAGACGGTCGCGGCGGATTGA